A single window of Candoia aspera isolate rCanAsp1 chromosome 3, rCanAsp1.hap2, whole genome shotgun sequence DNA harbors:
- the TNNI1 gene encoding troponin I, slow skeletal muscle, with translation MLAKAKEEWEQEQVDKQGEKERYLAERITPLHTSGLSYSQLQDLCRELHEKVDIVDEERYDFEAKCNHNTREIKDLKLKVLDLRGKFKRPPLRRVRVSADAMLRALLGSKHKVSMDLRANLKSVKKEDTEKERPVEVGDWRKNVEAMSGMEGRKKMFDAAKSPTGQ, from the exons ATGCTGGCTAAAGCCAAAGAAGAATGGGAACAAGAACAAGTGGACAaacaaggagagaaggagaggtaTTTGGCAGAGAGGATAACACCTCTGCATACCAGTGGGCTTTCCTACTCCCAACTCCAG GATCTGTGCCGGGAGCTTCATGAGAAGGTAGACATTGTGGATGAAGAGAGATATGACTTCGAAGCAAAGTGTAACCATAACACACGGGAG ATTAAAGACTTGAAGTTGAAGGTGCTTGACCTTCGGGGAAAATTCAAGCGTCCTCCCTTGCGCCGTGTCCGTGTGTCTGCAGATGCCATGCTTAGAGCTCTGCTTGGCTCAAAGCACAAAGTATCTATGGACCTGAGAGCCAACCTCAAGTCTGTCAAGAAGGAGGACACAGAAAAG GAACGTCCTGTAGAAGTGGGTGACTGGCGTAAGAATGTGGAGGCCATGTCAGGAATGGAAGGCAGGAAGAAGATGTTTGATGCTGCCAAATCACCAACAGGACAATAA